One Papaver somniferum cultivar HN1 chromosome 10, ASM357369v1, whole genome shotgun sequence genomic window carries:
- the LOC113315724 gene encoding uncharacterized protein LOC113315724 has translation MANFPLNLPTWGSEALGLPLVKTFGSVFGKCSDPQETIMHALVTCPFASRVWFISDFNINTQFFQNKSFIDWLLFWLIDPQSKLSEDDQCLFVAILWCLWTSRNNFIFQNIKENFIVVLARARSMLLTRKNRNPSVTIPSTVHVSICDKWMPSSFGWIKCNTDGEFDDISGANGVGYVMRDFSRSATFCASLVFDVCSAEEAEARVIWEILKKAVEQHLTHIIIESDAKSLIDQFSVGNFDGDSRTYAIFKDILFFSSKLSACIFSFQPRYCNFVAHEIAQWAKQNNSTMYWSTPPVWILPTVEEDH, from the exons ATGGCAAATTTTCCTCTAAATCTGCCTACTTGGGGCTCAGAGGCCTTAGGCCTTCCCCTTGTAAAAACCTTTGGAAGTGTATTTGGAAA GTGTTCTGATCCTCAGGAAACTATTATGCATGCTTTGGTCACTTGTCCCTTTGCTAGTAGAGTCTGGTTCATCTCTGATTTCAACATAAACActcaattttttcaaaacaaatcttTTATTGACTGGCTTCTTTTCTGGTTAATTGATCCTCAATCTAAactctctgaggatgatcaatgTCTCTTTGTGGCTATCTTATGGTGTCTTTGGACCAGtagaaacaacttcatcttccaGAACATTAAGGAAAACTTCATTGTTGTCCTAGCTAGAGCTAGATCTATGCTCCTCACTAGAAAAAACAGAAATCCTAGTGTGACTATCCCTTCTACCGTACATGTCAGTAtttgtgataaatggatgcccTCCTCTTTTGGTTGGATTAAATGTAATACTGATGGTGAATTTGATGATATCTCTGGAGCAAATGGTGTAGGGTATGTGATGCGAGACTTCTCAAGAAGTGCAACCTTTTGTGCTTCCTTAGTCTTTGATGTTTGttctgctgaagaagctgaagcaagagTCATCTGGGAAATTCTGAAGAAAGCTGTGGAACAACACCTAACTCACATCATCATAGAAAGTGACGCGAAATCTCTCATAGACCAATTTTCAGTTGGGAATTTTGATGGGGACTCGCGAACATATGCTATCTTTAAAGACattctatttttttcttccaagTTATCTGCTTGTATCTTTAGTTTCCAACCTCGTTATTGTAATTTTGTAGCTCATGAGATTGCTCAGTGGgctaaacaaaacaattctaccaTGTACTGGTCTACACCCCCTGTTTGGATCCTTCCAACAGTTGAGGAGgaccattag